Within the Clostridium scatologenes genome, the region TTCATGAAAGATGTGGAAAGGCAATAGAGATAATACCTTCAAAACAGTGGTATATAGATATTTTAAGTGAAAAAGAAAGATATCTTAAAGCTGCTGATGAAATAAACTGGTATCCAGCATCTATGAAAAACAAATATATAACTTGGGTGGAAAATTTAAAATGGGATTGGTGTATCTCAAGACAAAGATACTTTGGAGTTCCATTTCCTATCTGGTACTGTAAAAAGTGTGGAAAGCCTATTTTTGCAAAAGATGAAGAACTTCCTATTAATCCTATTGAAACAAACCCTTCAGATCCATGTAGCTGCGGAAGCACAGATTTTATACCAGAAACAGCAGTTTTTGATACCTGGGCAACATCTTCACTTACTCCACTTATAAATTCAAAGTGGAATACAGATAAGGATATGACAGAAGAGCTTCTTCCCATGGGAATGAGAACACAAGCACATGAGATAATAAGAACTTGGACATTTTATACAATAGTAAGAAGTCTATTTCACACTGGAAAAATTCCATGGAAAGATATTATGTTATGTGGTTTTGTTTTAGCAAAAAAGGGAGAAAAGATAAGCAAATCAAAAAATAATGCGCCTTCTTCTCCAAAGGAGCTTATAAAAAGACATTCCGCAGATGCATTAAGATATTGGGCTTCTAGTGCTAAACTTGGAACAGACACTATGTTTTCAGAAGAAGAATTGAAAACATCCAAAAGATTTTTAAATAAACTTTGGAATGCATCAGCATTCTGTATTATGCAATTAGAAGATTATGATGAAGTAAAACCAATTAAATTACTTCCAATAGATAAGTGGATACTTGAAAAAATTAAAATTTTAGAAAAAAACTCTATAGAAAATTTAAATCAATATGAAACAGGCCTTGCCAAGCATGATATAGACGAATTTTTCTGGAATGATTTTTGTGATAATTATCTTGAAATAATAAAGGATAGGCTTTATAAACCAGAAATACATGGAAAAGATGAGAGATTATCAGGACAATATACTTTATATAATGCTCTTTTGGAGATTTTGAAATTGTATTCCATATATGTTCCACATATTACAGAGGAAGTTTATCAATCATTCTATAGAAACTTTGAAAACTGTATTTCAATTCATAAAATGCAGTGGAACATGAAATTTGATAATAATGATGAAAATATTTTGCAGTTTGGTGAAAATGTTAAAAAAATTATAGGTGAAGTAAGACGCTATAAATCTGAAAGAAATTTGTCTTTAAAAGAAAAAATAAATATATTGAAGATTTCCATTCCAAAGAGTTATGAAGAGTATATTACACAGACATTAAAAGA harbors:
- a CDS encoding valine--tRNA ligase, producing MLDKKYDPIKNEKKWQKFWQENRIYKYDFVSDKKTFSIDTPPPTISGSLHIGHIFSYTQAEIIARFHMMQGENVFYPFGFDDNGLPTERLIEKEENIRANSIPRSEFTEKCMVTTKKYEEDFKNLWMSMGFSVDWSLQYKTIGSTARKISQKAFLDMAKLRKAYIKESPVLWCTTCRTSIAQAELESADKETTFNYVTFICEDSELIIATTRPELLYSCVCLFINPEDERYLKYLGKRALVPLYNYEIPIFSDEKVSMDKGTGIVMCATFGDTTDVEWYKKYKLPYRKTIEENGKISEGVPFIGGLGTLNAREKIIQLLKDNNLLVKSETITHSVSIHERCGKAIEIIPSKQWYIDILSEKERYLKAADEINWYPASMKNKYITWVENLKWDWCISRQRYFGVPFPIWYCKKCGKPIFAKDEELPINPIETNPSDPCSCGSTDFIPETAVFDTWATSSLTPLINSKWNTDKDMTEELLPMGMRTQAHEIIRTWTFYTIVRSLFHTGKIPWKDIMLCGFVLAKKGEKISKSKNNAPSSPKELIKRHSADALRYWASSAKLGTDTMFSEEELKTSKRFLNKLWNASAFCIMQLEDYDEVKPIKLLPIDKWILEKIKILEKNSIENLNQYETGLAKHDIDEFFWNDFCDNYLEIIKDRLYKPEIHGKDERLSGQYTLYNALLEILKLYSIYVPHITEEVYQSFYRNFENCISIHKMQWNMKFDNNDENILQFGENVKKIIGEVRRYKSERNLSLKEKINILKISIPKSYEEYITQTLKDIKACTWAEDIEVKFSDKYDVEIL